CCACGGAAAACACCAGGGTGCCGGCGAACAGCATGAACCACCACTGCGGCAGCGGGTTGTCGTACTCCTCGATGCCGTCGAAGCTGTGGCCCATGGTCTGGTCGACGCTGCCCTTGGTTTCGCCCCGGCGGGTGCCGATCAGCAGCCACGTCAGGCCGATCAGGCTGCCGATGGTTAGTACGCAGATCCACGTACTCCAGAAGGTGGTCATGGCCGGGTACTCCTTGGTTCAGGTGCTTGGGTTGTTTCAAATGCTGGGGTAGTTTCGGGTTGTGGCTCGTCGGCGAACGGCAGCAGACGTGCTTCAGCGAACTCTGGGGTGCGCTTGCGGTTGAACACCCACAAGGTCAAGCCGACGAACGCTACAAACACGACAACGGTGCCTAAACCACGGATCAGCCCTGCGCTCATATCAAAGACCATCGTGCTCACCTCTTGCTCTTGATCGCAGTGCCGAGCACTTGCAGGTAAGAAACGAGGGCGTCCATTTCGGTCTTGCCCTTGAGGCTGGCCACCGCGCCGCTGATGTCGTCGTCGGTGTACGGCACGCCGAGGGTGCGCATGGTCTTGAGCTTGGTTTCGGTGTGGCTGCTGTCGACCGCTTGCGTGACCAGCCACGGGTAGGCCGGCATTTTCGATTCCGGTACGACGTTGCGCGGGTTGTACAAGTGCGCGCGGTGCCAGTCATCCGAGTAGCGGGCACCGACCCGGGCCAGATCCGGACCGGTACGTTTCGACCCCCACAGGAACGGGTGATCCCAAACGCTTTCGCCCGCTACCGAGTAGTGCCCGTAGCGTTCGGTTTCGGCGCGGAACGGCCGGATCATCTGCGAGTGGCAACCGACGCAGCCTTCGCGGATATAGATGTCGCGGCCTTCCAGTTGCAGCGCGGTGTAGGGTTTCATGCCTTCCACCGGTTTGTTGGTGACGTCCTGGAAGAACAGCGGGACGATCTGGGTCAGGCCGCCGATGCTCACGGCGAACACCATGAGCAACATCAACAGGCCGACGTTCTTTTCAATCGTTTCGTGTTTCATGGCGGACTCCTCAGGCCATCTGCGCGGCAGCGACGACGTCAGCAGGCTGCGAGGCCCGCACGGTGCGCCAGGTGTTGTAAGCCATCAGGAACATGCCGCTGAGGAAGATCGCCCCACCAATCAGCCGCACGACGAAGCCAGGGTGGCTGGCCACCAGGGTTTCGACGAAGGAGTAGGTC
This region of Pseudomonas sp. R84 genomic DNA includes:
- a CDS encoding cbb3-type cytochrome c oxidase subunit 3; translation: MVFDMSAGLIRGLGTVVVFVAFVGLTLWVFNRKRTPEFAEARLLPFADEPQPETTPAFETTQAPEPRSTRP
- the ccoO gene encoding cytochrome-c oxidase, cbb3-type subunit II, yielding MKHETIEKNVGLLMLLMVFAVSIGGLTQIVPLFFQDVTNKPVEGMKPYTALQLEGRDIYIREGCVGCHSQMIRPFRAETERYGHYSVAGESVWDHPFLWGSKRTGPDLARVGARYSDDWHRAHLYNPRNVVPESKMPAYPWLVTQAVDSSHTETKLKTMRTLGVPYTDDDISGAVASLKGKTEMDALVSYLQVLGTAIKSKR